One Brassica napus cultivar Da-Ae chromosome C4, Da-Ae, whole genome shotgun sequence genomic region harbors:
- the LOC106390417 gene encoding dol-P-Man:Man(5)GlcNAc(2)-PP-Dol alpha-1,3-mannosyltransferase: MEASSSSSRASRSRNVPDLFKKPKIPFALALIVADAVLVALIIAYVPYTKIDWDAYMSQVSGFLGGEREYGSLKGDTGPLVYPAGFLYVYSVIQNLTGGEVYPAQILFGVLYIANLSIVLFIYLKTPDVVPWWALSLLCLSKRIHSIFVLRLFNDCFAMTLLHASLAFFLFHKWHLGMLLFSGAVSIKMNVLLYAPPLLLLLLKAMNIIGVLSALASAALVQILVGLPFLLAYPVSYLANAFDLGRVFIHFWSVNFKFVPERVFVSKEFAVCLLIAHLCLLAVFANYKWCKHEGGIIGFMRSRRFFLTLPSSLSFSDLLISGSLAKEHIVTTMFVGNFIGVVCARSLHYQFYSWYFYSLPYLLWRTSFPTWLRLILFLGIELCWNVYPSTPVSSALLMGLHLTVLLGLWFAPSDYPYIFKPNLRHKKHK, translated from the exons ATGGAGGCGAGCTCATCATCATCAAGAGCTTCTCGTAGCCGTAATGTGCCTGATCTGTTTAAGAAGCCTAAAATTCCATTCGCCTTGGCCTTAATCGTGGCTGATGCAGTCCTCGTCGCACTTATCATCGCCTATGTTCCAT ACACGAAGATCGATTGGGATGCTTACATGTCACAGGTTAGTGGGTTTCTCgggggagagagagagtatgGGAGCTTGAAAGGCGACACAGGGCCTTTGGTTTATCCGGCTGGTTTCCTCTATGTTTACTCTGTCATCCAGAATTTGACTGGAGGAGAAGTCTACCCTGCTCAG ATTCTTTTTGGTGTTCTCTACATTGCCAATCTGTCCATCGTCTTGTTCATCTATCTCAAGACTCCTGATGTG GTGCCATGGTGGGCGCTATCTCTACTCTGTTTATCCAAGCGAATACATTCCATCTTTGTTCTCCGTCTCTTTAATGATTGTTTTGCCATGACTCTCCTTCATGCTTCCCTCGCTTTCTTCCTCTTTCATAAATGGCATCTCGGCATGCTTCTTTTCAG CGGAGCTGTCTCTATTAAGATGAATGTACTTTTGTATGCTCCTCCTTTGTTACTTCTCCTACTAAAG GCCATGAATATTATTGGAGTCCTATCTGCTTTAGCTAGTGCAGCTCTTGTTCAG ATACTCGTGGGATTGCCCTTTCTGCTAGCATATCCGGTTTCATACCTAGCCAACGCCTTTGATCTTGGACGTGTTTTTATCCACTTTTG GTCTGTTAACTTCAAATTTGTTCCAGAACGAGTTTTTGTGTCCAAAGAATTTGCAGTGTGCTTGTTGATTGCTCACCTATGTCTCCTTGCGGTGTTTGCAAATTATAAATGGTGCAA GCATGAAGGCGGGATTATAGGCTTCATGCGTTCTAGGCGTTTCTTCTTGACGCTTCCGTCTTCGCTCTCGTTCAGTGATTTGTTAATCTCTGGGAGTCTTGCGAAAGAAC ATATTGTCACGACCATGTTTGTTGGGAATTTCATTGGCGTTGTTTGTGCTCGTTCTCTGCATTACCAATTCTATTCATG GTACTTTTATTCCCTGCCATATCTGCTATGGAGAACTTCGTTTCCTACCTGGCTGCG CTTGATATTGTTCCTGGGTATCGAGCTGTGCTGGAACGTCTATCCATCAACACCAGTCTCATCAGCTTTGTTAATGGGTCTACACTTGACCGTCTTGTTGGGTCTCTGGTTTGCTCCTTCAGATTATCCTTACATATTCAAACCAAATCTAAGACACAAAAAGCACAAGTGA
- the LOC106395615 gene encoding REF/SRPP-like protein At2g47780 has translation MAEDEIVVEEEVPPSSSSSLIVEEDDGTELKHLGFVRTAATYLAVCLSTLYELAKDNAGPLKLGVENIEATVEMVLSPLYDKFNDVPFKLLLFVDRKVDDVFYDVETYVPSLVKQASSQALTVAAEVQRAGVLDTTKSIARSVLDKYEPVAEYYAATVWRLLNRVPLFPEVAQLVIPTAFYWSEKYNDAVRYVGDRDYYVAEYLPMIPIEKISDILEQDHCRAH, from the exons ATGGCTGAAGATGAGATTGTAGTCGAGGAGGAAGTGCCCccatcttcttcgtcttcgttAATTGTGGAAGAGGACGATGGGACAGAGCTCAAGCACTTGGGTTTCGTCAGAACCGCAGCGACTTACTTGGCCGTCTGTTTGTCGACGCTCTACGAGTTGGCTAAGGACAACGCTGGTCCTCTCAAACTCGGTGTCGAGAATATTGAAGCCACCGTTGAAATGGTACTTTCACCGTTATACGACAAGTTCAATGACGTTCCTTTCAAACTTCTCTTATTCGTCGATcgcaag GTGGACGATGTTTTCTACGATGTGGAAACATACGTTCCCTCTTTGGTGAAGCAAGCTTCTAGCCAAGCGCTCACCGTGGCCGCTGAGGTGCAACGCGCCGGCGTCCTGGACACGACCAAGAGCATCGCCAGGAGCGTTCTCGACAAGTACGAGCCAGTCGCGGAGTATTACGCAGCGACGGTGTGGCGTTTGTTGAATCGTGTGCCGTTATTCCCCGAAGTTGCGCAGTTAGTGATACCTACGGCGTTTTACTGGTCGGAGAAGTATAACGACGCCGTTCGTTACGTTGGGGACAGAGACTACTACGTCGCCGAGTATCTACCAATGATTCCTATCGAGAAAATCTCTGATATTTTGGAACAAGATCACTGTCGAGCCCACTAG
- the LOC106394778 gene encoding translocator protein homolog, whose translation MDSQDIRSRAGDAAMAETERKHASDVNNKGKRDQKRAMAKRGLKSLTLAVAAPVLLTLFASYFLGNRARSSSWILPLWVLHLMRLASSGLMGLAAWLVWVDGGFHKKPNALYLYLAQFVLSLTTCMVGSGLAGLAVCLGQSAALFGCYKAFNETSPVAGNMVKPCLAFAAFVAAVNVKLAIA comes from the coding sequence ATGGATTCTCAGGACATCAGGTCCCGTGCCGGAGACGCCGCAATGGCTGAGACCGAGAGGAAACACGCCTCCGACGTAAACAACAAAGGGAAACGCGATCAAAAGAGGGCGATGGCTAAACGCGGTCTCAAATCCCTGACGTTAGCTGTTGCAGCTCCTGTGCTCCTGACTCTCTTCGCATCCTACTTCCTCGGGAATCGGGCTCGGTCTTCCTCGTGGATTCTACCTCTGTGGGTCCTTCACCTCATGCGTCTCGCCTCGAGCGGTCTGATGGGCTTGGCTGCGTGGCTCGTATGGGTCGACGGTGGGTTCCACAAGAAGCCCAACGCTCTCTATCTTTACTTGGCTCAGTTTGTGCTTTCTTTGACTACGTGCATGGTCGGGTCGGGACTAGCAGGGCTTGCAGTGTGCTTGGGTCAGTCTGCGGCCTTGTTCGGATGCTACAAGGCCTTTAATGAGACCAGTCCGGTCGCTGGTAATATGGTAAAGCCGTGTTTGGCTTTTGCTGCGTTTGTAGCAGCCGTTAATGTAAAGCTAGCAATCGCGTAA